Proteins encoded in a region of the Williamwhitmania sp. genome:
- a CDS encoding biopolymer transporter ExbD, with the protein MAEIVQEEKQEGGKKKPKKHSVNIDMTPMVDLMCLLITFFMLTTAFSKSKVMEIVLPEKLTKNVDPPKIAESRTLNIILGPHDKVYWYPGKADPRKLPLPILQETDYSDKGIRQILLERNQALFRKIDQFKSDVLTGKIEIPRDSVQSAIRKLKKEDDTGPIVLIKASKEARYANVVDIIDEMSICGIARYALVDINYVEVGMLKSATQGQTAATPVPTK; encoded by the coding sequence ATGGCTGAAATTGTTCAAGAGGAAAAACAAGAGGGTGGCAAGAAAAAACCCAAAAAGCACTCAGTAAACATCGACATGACCCCGATGGTGGACTTGATGTGCTTGCTGATTACTTTTTTCATGCTCACCACCGCTTTCAGCAAATCCAAAGTAATGGAGATTGTATTGCCGGAAAAGTTGACAAAAAACGTCGACCCACCTAAGATTGCAGAAAGCAGAACCCTAAACATCATATTGGGACCGCACGATAAAGTTTATTGGTACCCAGGAAAAGCTGATCCTAGAAAGTTACCATTGCCCATTCTCCAAGAAACGGACTATAGCGACAAGGGTATTCGTCAAATCCTTCTCGAAAGAAATCAAGCTCTTTTTAGAAAGATAGACCAGTTTAAGAGTGATGTTCTAACAGGAAAGATTGAGATCCCACGAGACTCCGTTCAGTCTGCCATTAGAAAGCTGAAAAAGGAGGACGACACTGGCCCCATTGTGCTCATAAAAGCATCCAAGGAGGCGCGATATGCTAACGTTGTGGATATCATTGACGAAATGTCGATATGTGGTATTGCACGCTACGCGTTGGTAGATATTAACTACGTTGAGGTAGGAATGCTTAAATCAGCAACGCAAGGACAAACTGCTGCTACACCAGTTCCCACAAAGTAA
- a CDS encoding biopolymer transporter ExbD, with the protein MPKIKLPTKSPHVDMTPMVDLFSLLLTFFMLTATIRPQEPAPVDIPLSISEKTAPDKDYMTVVLSKDDRVFFTVDNGDTSQHFRAKLLMAMGKHYNVPFTQEEVENFEKNPGSFGVSMSNMKKYLDADNPKERQALQTGMPIDSTDDQLAMWILYTRQINPDVQTCIKGDGDATFPLVKKVLDILQDKNVNRFNLITNLEKVEVKENAQ; encoded by the coding sequence ATGCCAAAGATCAAATTACCAACAAAATCACCTCACGTCGACATGACTCCAATGGTGGACTTGTTTTCGCTGTTGTTAACCTTTTTTATGTTAACAGCAACAATTCGTCCCCAAGAACCAGCTCCTGTCGACATCCCCCTCTCAATATCAGAGAAAACAGCTCCGGATAAGGATTATATGACCGTAGTGCTCTCGAAAGATGACCGAGTTTTTTTCACCGTTGACAACGGTGATACTTCACAGCACTTTAGAGCAAAGTTATTGATGGCGATGGGTAAACATTATAATGTTCCCTTCACCCAAGAGGAGGTGGAAAATTTTGAAAAAAACCCCGGCTCGTTCGGTGTTTCCATGTCCAACATGAAGAAATACCTCGACGCTGATAATCCTAAAGAAAGGCAGGCTCTGCAAACAGGAATGCCCATTGACTCAACTGACGACCAGTTGGCCATGTGGATTCTTTATACAAGGCAGATCAACCCCGATGTTCAGACCTGTATTAAGGGTGATGGTGATGCCACCTTCCCCTTGGTAAAAAAGGTACTGGATATTCTTCAGGACAAGAATGTTAACAGATTTAATCTGATTACGAATCTTGAAAAGGTGGAAGTAAAAGAAAACGCCCAGTAA